The Bos javanicus breed banteng chromosome 11, ARS-OSU_banteng_1.0, whole genome shotgun sequence genome includes a window with the following:
- the SULT1C4 gene encoding sulfotransferase 1C4 isoform X2 codes for MEALEFESVSRLAVDYVEGILQPTPTCDTWDQIWSFQARPDDLLISTYPKAGLKQANAMASPRMLKTHLPFHLLPPSFLEENCKMIYVARNPKDNMVSYYHFHRMNRNLPAPGTWEEYFESFLAGKVCWGSWYDHVKGWWQAKDQYRILYLFYEDMKENPKHEIQKLAEFIGKSLDDKVLDKIVDHTSFSVMKQNPMANYTSIPNEYMNQLISPFMRKGVIGDWKNHFTVAQNERFDDDYRKNMADTTLTLHFRFS; via the exons ATGGAAGCTTTGGAATTTGAGAGTGTGAGTCGCCTGGCTGTGGACTACGTGGAAGGCATCCTGCAGCCCACGCCCACCTGTGACACCTGGGATCAGATCTGGAGCTTCCAAGCCAGGCCTGATGACCTGCTCATCTCTACCTACCCGAAAGCAG GCTTGAAACAAGCGAATGCAATGGCCTCACCCCGGATGTTGAAGACACATCTCCCCTTCCACTTGCTGCCACCATCTTTCCTGGAGGAAAACTGTAAG ATGATCTATGTAGCCAGGAATCCCAAGGACAACATGGTGTCTTATTACCACTTCCACAGGATGAATAGAAACCTTCCTGCTCCAGGCACCTGGGAAGAATACTTTGAGAGTTTTCTGGCTGGGAAAG TATGCTGGGGCTCCTGGTACGACCACGTGAAGGGCTGGTGGCAGGCCAAGGACCAGTACCGCATCCTCTATCTCTTCTACGAGGACATGAAGGAG AACCCAAAGCATGAAATTCAGAAGCTGGCAGAATTTATTGGAAAGAGCTTAGATGATAAAGTTCTGGATAAAATTGTTGACCACACTTCATTTAGCGTCATGAAGCAGAACCCGATGGCAAACTACACGTCGATTCCGAATGAATACATGAATCAGTTGATTTCTCCATTCATGAGAAAAG GGGTCATCGGGGATTGGAAGAACCACTTCACCGTGGCCCAGAACGAGAGATTTGATGATGATTACAGGAAGAACATGGCTGACACCACTCTAACTCTCCACTTTCGATTCTCGTAA
- the SULT1C4 gene encoding sulfotransferase 1C4 isoform X1 produces MEALEFESVSRLAVDYVEGILQPTPTCDTWDQIWSFQARPDDLLISTYPKAGTTWTQEIVDLIQNGGDVNQSQRAPTHERFPFIEWIIPSLGSGLKQANAMASPRMLKTHLPFHLLPPSFLEENCKMIYVARNPKDNMVSYYHFHRMNRNLPAPGTWEEYFESFLAGKVCWGSWYDHVKGWWQAKDQYRILYLFYEDMKENPKHEIQKLAEFIGKSLDDKVLDKIVDHTSFSVMKQNPMANYTSIPNEYMNQLISPFMRKGVIGDWKNHFTVAQNERFDDDYRKNMADTTLTLHFRFS; encoded by the exons ATGGAAGCTTTGGAATTTGAGAGTGTGAGTCGCCTGGCTGTGGACTACGTGGAAGGCATCCTGCAGCCCACGCCCACCTGTGACACCTGGGATCAGATCTGGAGCTTCCAAGCCAGGCCTGATGACCTGCTCATCTCTACCTACCCGAAAGCAG GAACAACATGGACGCAAGAGATTGTGGACTTGATACAAAACGGGGGTGATGTCAACCAAAGCCAGAGGGCACCCACGCATGAGCGATTTCCCTTCATCGAGTGGATAATCCCTTCCCTAGGATCTG GCTTGAAACAAGCGAATGCAATGGCCTCACCCCGGATGTTGAAGACACATCTCCCCTTCCACTTGCTGCCACCATCTTTCCTGGAGGAAAACTGTAAG ATGATCTATGTAGCCAGGAATCCCAAGGACAACATGGTGTCTTATTACCACTTCCACAGGATGAATAGAAACCTTCCTGCTCCAGGCACCTGGGAAGAATACTTTGAGAGTTTTCTGGCTGGGAAAG TATGCTGGGGCTCCTGGTACGACCACGTGAAGGGCTGGTGGCAGGCCAAGGACCAGTACCGCATCCTCTATCTCTTCTACGAGGACATGAAGGAG AACCCAAAGCATGAAATTCAGAAGCTGGCAGAATTTATTGGAAAGAGCTTAGATGATAAAGTTCTGGATAAAATTGTTGACCACACTTCATTTAGCGTCATGAAGCAGAACCCGATGGCAAACTACACGTCGATTCCGAATGAATACATGAATCAGTTGATTTCTCCATTCATGAGAAAAG GGGTCATCGGGGATTGGAAGAACCACTTCACCGTGGCCCAGAACGAGAGATTTGATGATGATTACAGGAAGAACATGGCTGACACCACTCTAACTCTCCACTTTCGATTCTCGTAA
- the LOC133257063 gene encoding sulfotransferase 1C4-like isoform X1 — translation MEALKSEGMSRVAVDYVEGILQPKPTCDTWDQIQSFQARPDDLLISSYPKAGTTWIQEIVDLIQNGGDVKQSQRAPTHERFPFIEWTIPSRGLSGLKQANAMTSPRMLKTHLPFHLLPPSFLEKNCKMIYVARNPKDSMVSYYHFHRMNRNLPAPGTWEEYFESFQTGKVCWGSWYDHVKGWWQAKDQYRILYLFYEDMKENPKHEIQKLAEFIGKSLDDKLLDIILYHTSFSVMKQNPMANYTSVANEHMNQSISPFIRKGVIGDWKNYFTVAQNERFDDDYRKNMADTTLTLHFRFS, via the exons ATGGAGGCTTTGAAATCTGAGGGCATGAGTCGCGTGGCTGTGGACTACGTGGAAGGCATCCTGCAGCCCAAGCCCACCTGTGATACCTGGGATCAGATCCAGAGCTTCCAAGCCAGGCCTGATGACCTGCTCATTTCTAGTTACCCTAAAGCAG GAACAACGTGGATTCAGGAGATTGTGGACTTGATACAAAACGGGGGTGATGTCAAGCAAAGCCAGAGGGCACCCACACATGAGCGATTTCCCTTCATCGAGTGGACAATCCCTTCCCGAGGATTATCTG GCTTGAAACAAGCGAATGCAATGACCTCACCCCGGATGTTGAAGACACATCTCCCCTTCCACTTGCTGCCACCATCTTTCCTGGAGAAAAACTGTAAG ATGATCTATGTAGCCaggaatcccaaggacagcaTGGTGTCTTATTACCACTTCCACAGGATGAATAGAAACCTTCCTGCTCCAGGCACCTGGGAAGAATACTTTGAGAGTTTTCAGACTGGGAAAG TGTGCTGGGGCTCCTGGTACGACCACGTGAAGGGCTGGTGGCAGGCCAAGGACCAGTACCGCATCCTCTACCTCTTCTACGAGGACATGAAGGAG AACCCAAAGCATGAAATTCAGAAGCTGGCAGAATTTATTGGAAAGAGCTTAGATGATAAACTTCTGGATATAATTCTTTACCACACTTCATTTAGCGTCATGAAGCAGAACCCGATGGCAAACTACACGTCGGTTGCGAATGAACACATGAACCAGTCGATTTCTCCATTCATTAGAAAAG GGGTCATCGGGGATTGGAAGAACTACTTCACCGTGGCCCAGAATGAGAGATTTGATGATGATTACAGGAAGAACATGGCTGACACCACTCTAACTCTCCACTTTCGATTCTCGTAA
- the LOC133257063 gene encoding sulfotransferase 1C4-like isoform X3, giving the protein MEALKSEGMSRVAVDYVEGILQPKPTCDTWDQIQSFQARPDDLLISSYPKAGTTWIQEIVDLIQNGGDVKQSQRAPTHERFPFIEWTIPSRGLSGLKQANAMTSPRMLKTHLPFHLLPPSFLEKNCKMIYVARNPKDSMVSYYHFHRMNRNLPAPGTWEEYFESFQTGKVCWGSWYDHVKGWWQAKDQYRILYLFYEDMKENPKHEIQKLAEFIGKSLDDKLLDIILYHTSFSVMKQNPMANYTSVANEHMNQSISPFIRKGFQCFLLVIILKELSNISYSLRSFLSIQKKNRIDNEGFWEKNNLRNHR; this is encoded by the exons ATGGAGGCTTTGAAATCTGAGGGCATGAGTCGCGTGGCTGTGGACTACGTGGAAGGCATCCTGCAGCCCAAGCCCACCTGTGATACCTGGGATCAGATCCAGAGCTTCCAAGCCAGGCCTGATGACCTGCTCATTTCTAGTTACCCTAAAGCAG GAACAACGTGGATTCAGGAGATTGTGGACTTGATACAAAACGGGGGTGATGTCAAGCAAAGCCAGAGGGCACCCACACATGAGCGATTTCCCTTCATCGAGTGGACAATCCCTTCCCGAGGATTATCTG GCTTGAAACAAGCGAATGCAATGACCTCACCCCGGATGTTGAAGACACATCTCCCCTTCCACTTGCTGCCACCATCTTTCCTGGAGAAAAACTGTAAG ATGATCTATGTAGCCaggaatcccaaggacagcaTGGTGTCTTATTACCACTTCCACAGGATGAATAGAAACCTTCCTGCTCCAGGCACCTGGGAAGAATACTTTGAGAGTTTTCAGACTGGGAAAG TGTGCTGGGGCTCCTGGTACGACCACGTGAAGGGCTGGTGGCAGGCCAAGGACCAGTACCGCATCCTCTACCTCTTCTACGAGGACATGAAGGAG AACCCAAAGCATGAAATTCAGAAGCTGGCAGAATTTATTGGAAAGAGCTTAGATGATAAACTTCTGGATATAATTCTTTACCACACTTCATTTAGCGTCATGAAGCAGAACCCGATGGCAAACTACACGTCGGTTGCGAATGAACACATGAACCAGTCGATTTCTCCATTCATTAGAAAAGGTTTTCAATGTTTCCTTTTGGTCATAATCCTAAAGGAACTGTCCAATATTTCATACTCTCTGAGGAGTTTCCTTtctatacaaaagaaaaataggattGATAATGAAGGATTCTGGGAAAAGAACAATTTAAGAAACCACAGATGA
- the LOC133257063 gene encoding sulfotransferase 1C4-like isoform X2, which yields MDQGTTWIQEIVDLIQNGGDVKQSQRAPTHERFPFIEWTIPSRGLSGLKQANAMTSPRMLKTHLPFHLLPPSFLEKNCKMIYVARNPKDSMVSYYHFHRMNRNLPAPGTWEEYFESFQTGKVCWGSWYDHVKGWWQAKDQYRILYLFYEDMKENPKHEIQKLAEFIGKSLDDKLLDIILYHTSFSVMKQNPMANYTSVANEHMNQSISPFIRKGFQCFLLVIILKELSNISYSLRSFLSIQKKNRIDNEGFWEKNNLRNHR from the exons ATGGATCAAGGAACAACGTGGATTCAGGAGATTGTGGACTTGATACAAAACGGGGGTGATGTCAAGCAAAGCCAGAGGGCACCCACACATGAGCGATTTCCCTTCATCGAGTGGACAATCCCTTCCCGAGGATTATCTG GCTTGAAACAAGCGAATGCAATGACCTCACCCCGGATGTTGAAGACACATCTCCCCTTCCACTTGCTGCCACCATCTTTCCTGGAGAAAAACTGTAAG ATGATCTATGTAGCCaggaatcccaaggacagcaTGGTGTCTTATTACCACTTCCACAGGATGAATAGAAACCTTCCTGCTCCAGGCACCTGGGAAGAATACTTTGAGAGTTTTCAGACTGGGAAAG TGTGCTGGGGCTCCTGGTACGACCACGTGAAGGGCTGGTGGCAGGCCAAGGACCAGTACCGCATCCTCTACCTCTTCTACGAGGACATGAAGGAG AACCCAAAGCATGAAATTCAGAAGCTGGCAGAATTTATTGGAAAGAGCTTAGATGATAAACTTCTGGATATAATTCTTTACCACACTTCATTTAGCGTCATGAAGCAGAACCCGATGGCAAACTACACGTCGGTTGCGAATGAACACATGAACCAGTCGATTTCTCCATTCATTAGAAAAGGTTTTCAATGTTTCCTTTTGGTCATAATCCTAAAGGAACTGTCCAATATTTCATACTCTCTGAGGAGTTTCCTTtctatacaaaagaaaaataggattGATAATGAAGGATTCTGGGAAAAGAACAATTTAAGAAACCACAGATGA